Genomic window (Zingiber officinale cultivar Zhangliang chromosome 2B, Zo_v1.1, whole genome shotgun sequence):
TCCATTTCTATCACCTAATTTGCAAATACCGAAATCAACATTCTGAGCATAAGAATTATAAAAAGTACGAACTTCTTCTTCACATGAAAATGTCATTCCAATCTCAGGAATCTTGACTTCAtttacactagatggagatgagtCTTGGTCCGTAGGGTTATTGTTATCCTTTAtctcaattaaatcaattttTTCTGCTTCCATGACACTTTCTTCAtctacatttattttttaaaaaaattacaggACCAAAATTAAATAGAAAACAGAGACAgaataaaaaaacatgaaacaATATCATTCTTCACCCGATTCATATAATTTGCAAATAATAGACTAATTGCATGCATACAACTAATTTACAAACAACAATAAGTCAAGGACTTTCACACAAACATTCTACATTAGATAAACTGAGCATGTGGGTTACCGGAAAGAAATACTTGCCGGAAAGTAATAATAGCAACATGCCTTGATTGATTAGAATCagaaacaaaattcaacaaaaaaaaatatccacATATGAGCATGAACATTGAGGTTGTTTCATTTCCTATCTACATGAGGATCGGTGAAGTGCAGAGATGAAAAGAAAAAAGTGGGTTACCGAAATTGCGACCGTCAATGTAGTGTCAAGTCTGTCCGTACTCGATATCGACCTCCTCCCTGGTGTACTCTCTGGGGTCCTTCTCGAATGCCTAATTTCACACACCACCACAAAACTgagttagggcacgggaggaggGGTCACGTTAAAGCACAGGAGGAGGAGGATGTTGAGGAGTagagttagggcacgggaggaggGGTCACGAAAAaacagaagaggaggaggaggcgtaGAGTTCGCGACAAaacggaggaggaggaagagtagAGTTAGGGCACGATCGCTGATGGAAGAGAAaaaatggaggaggaggaggaggagtagaGGTAGGGCACGGAGGAGAGGAGAGGTCGCGAAAAAACGGAGGAGGAGGAGTAGAGGTCGGGCACGGAGGAGAGGTCACGAAAaaacggaggaggaggaggaggagtacTCGTTAGGGCACGGAGGAGAAGTCGCGAAAAAacggaggaagaggagggggagTAGAGCCAAGTCTACGATTTTTACTCTGAATTGGACTTAGCCACATTAGCTACCACCTAAATCGCGCTGCGATTTCACTGAAGGAAGTCGCTGCCAGAGGTATATTGATTGATTCattctataaaatttttttatcaggAAATATTTATAGTTAATGATTcatcaatttaatatttttagtCAACCGtttattagaaaaatttatttattaatttattaagttaGGACAGATGTTTAAAATTGAGAGAAGGCGCTTGTGACTGTAACATTGAAAAAAAAagtcttttttatttttgcttataTATAATCTATGTGGATTCTTGTTTTTTAGTtcccttataaaaaaaataattaattaggcTGAATAGTAGTTCTGAAATAGTTCGCTTATCGAATATCTATACTTAAAGTAGAATGTGGTTAGAATTCAAATTGAACTGTTAtactcttttatatatataataaatcgtAAAATATTACGGTAGCTCAGCTGCCAGACCACATCACATGGTCAcagctaataataataataatacatagAATAAGAAAAGCCCGACCTTTAAAGAATAGCAGTCGGGTTCTCCTTCGTTTTACACCTGGCCTGTGGTTGAACCAAACAAACGGTCTCCATTGTGGGTCCTGCAAGTACACCCGTCATTTTGCTGGGACTTACCTTTATAAGAGCATCACATAAActtttttaaacacaaaatttattataaattttataatttatatatttttttttacatcagCTAGCTATCGTattaatttactaaattaaaaaaaaggagtgaattagataataaaaaataaatattatattaaaaataatttaaaaataaagacaGACTAAATTATAGTAAAATTAATGTATTAGTTTgtaaaaatagatatttaaatgtaataaaatattgtttttattctaaattttagatAGAAAAAAACGGCCGCCACAGAGCGCTGCCACGAATGGGTCACGTGTCGTTCGCATGGGCCCCGCAAGGCGAAGTACCTGTCGCTCTCTGCTTCGGCCTATTAGAAACGGTGGGCTCTGCTGGGTTCGAGCCGTACACGCGCCAGCGTCGATGAGGGACCCACCTCCCCTgggcaaaaattttaaaaatattaagggGTTTCATGAACTTTTCTCTGCcgataatgatttttttattaaaagaaaacaTCTCAtattaaaaaagttaaaataaatttcattttaaaatttttcaaaattttttttaatgaaaattacTATAATCTTAAcgagcttaaaaataatttacaaccatttttttgatttattattttctatCCAAATCTTCTCCGGGCCTTGTAATTAGATTTCATTATCGCTAAACCTATCCACATCACAACTCTCTTGATTCCCAAATCTCAcacattatataaaattttaaaacaatcttttttttttatcaaatttaattTGATGGCAATCAAAGTAATTTTAATCATTCAATCTTGTTCTAATGAATATTTATTAATATCTTTCTATCCTTTAATATTATCTCTCTAATTAGatacttaaataaaaaaaaaccaatTCTTTCACTATCAAATTTCAAATTACTAATAAAACATTAATGGATACCAACTCGATTTTTCACGGCCACGCGTTTATTTTATCGCGAAATTCCATTTCTGCCCCTCAGATCTGGGCGGCAGGTGTCCAgttatcaattttaaaatacaGTGGCAAAGAGGTAATTTAGCTAACGCGCCAGTGGCCGACATGTAAAGCACAAACGGGTCTTTTCCGTAATTAAAGCGACTTTGCTCTATCTCTCTATCTCTCAGAGAGGAAAGCAACAAGAACTCAAGCGAAGCAACCCTGGAACCTGATCGAATGCGCTTGTAGGATCGAGGGCAGCTGCTTTCCCGGCCCCAATTCCGCTCTACCCTTGCCGTTCCGCCGCCTCTGAGCTCAAAAAGGCGTCGTCTTGGACAGCCCGGAGGAGCTCCACAAGTTGAGCATGGCGGCGCTTTCTAAACCTGCAGAAGCTCTTGCTCTTCTCTTGTTCTTCCTTCCTTTCATATCTTGCTTCGCTGCTTCTTCCCGTATCGAGCAATTGACGTCCTTATCAGGTATTAATCCTTTCTTGGAGGTCGAAaaggtaagaaaaagaaaagattttgagCGTTCTGTTTGCTGAGTGTGGAGGATTTGCGTAGGTGGAGGGCTGCAAGATGGGATTTTTCTACCGAGGAGATCCGCCGCCGAGGTGCCGCCGGCTGATGTCGTCGTCGTGGACAATAGCTCCTTCGTCCTGGCTGCTCCGAGGACGCACAGGAAAGATCCCTTGGACGGATTCCATCGATACACCGGCGGTTGGAACATCAGTGAGAAGCACTACTGGGCCGTGAGACTCCTTGACCTCTTCAtcttgttctttctcttcttgaTCTGTTCCTTCCATCGCATCTTTGTGTTTGTCAGTCTGTCGGGTACACGGCGGCGCCGCTATTCGCCATCGCTTTGGCGTGGTTCATCGGATTTGGGCTGGTGTTGCTGTTCATCTGCTGCTGGTTTTTCTGCTGCCGCCGCCGGAGTTACTCCTATTCCCGCGCCGCGTACGCACTGTCCCTCATCCTCCTCGTGCTATTCACCTGCGCCGCAATGTAAGAACCCTAGATCTCGCCTTAGATTCGCTTGATTTTGGAAACTCATAACCCGAGTGGTGATGTTCTGTACAGCATCGGATGTGTGGTTCTGTACACAGGACAGGGGAAGTTCCACAGAAGCACTTACAGCACTATGGACTACGTCGTCAGTCAGGCAAACTTCACGGTGGAGAACCTCCGGAACTTCTCAGACAGTTTATCCGATGCCAAGAAGATCACAGTAGATCAGGTGCTCCTTCCCTCCAATGTCCGAGCTGACATTGATGACATCGAAGCAAGAGTTAACAAGTCGGCTAATCAACTTGCCGATCGAACTTCAGACAACTCCAGGAAGATTCGTCGCGTGCTGGATCGAGTGTAATGATAATTTGAACTTCTTGTTTAGTTCGAAAGAGCATGCCTAAGTTCTATATATTCTTCTGCTTTGCAGGAGGTTGGATTTGATCATAATTGCCGCAGTGATGCTTCTCTTGGCGTTTATAGGATTCTGTGAGTATTGCATTTAGGGGGAGAATCTATACTTTTTCAGTTAGATTGCTTACCGGTATTTCGATCGGTTTTATCGTGCAGTGCTCTCTATACTTGGATTGCAGTACATTGTCTCCATGTATGTGACAACTTCTCGAAATCTACATGTGCTATCTATAGTTGGATTACTCATAGTTTCTCTATCGAAGCATAACTGTTGATTTGTTTGTCTTATGTTTATTCGTGCAGTTTAGTAGTTGTCGGGTGGATTCTAGTGACCGGCACATTCATTCTGTGCGGTGTCTTCCTCATACTACACAAGTAAGTTCATGTACTACTATACTTGTTTGATACATACACAAGTAACTTTGTTTATACGAGCTACAAGTATACGGTGATTGCTCGATAAATATTTATCGCATAGTGATACTTAAACGGAAACTTAGGCCTAGGAAAGAATGTGCCAAGAGTATCTCTTAGTTGTTAAGGCACTACATTGAGTGTTTCTATTGGGATCTTACCAGTGTGGTGGCTGATTCATGTGTTGCGATGAATGAGTGGGTTGATCATCCATACGCTCATACAGCTCTCGACGATATTCTTCCTTGTGTCGATGTTGCCACTGCCAATGAATCCTTGTCTCGAAGCCGGGAAGTCACATTCCAGCTAGTTAATGTTGTCAATCAGGTGATCGCCAATATTTCGAACCAGAACTTTCCTCCTCAATTGAAACCTTTGTACTTTAATCAGTCCGGCCCATTGATGCCTCTTCTTTGCAATCCATACATGCCGGACTTGAATAACCGGCCATGCTTTCTTGGAGAGGTCGACTTCAACAACGCAACACAGGTAAAACGACCGACAACTAGAGAAGTTGCATATACAATTTCGAAATGATACCAATTTATCTTTGTGATCAATGTAGGTGTGGAAAGGCTATGTTTGCCAAACTATGACTGAATCAGGCTCCGAGGTTTGCACGACGGTTGGCCGGGTAACCCCGAGCATATACAACCAAATGGCAGCTGCTGTGAACGTCAGCCGAGGGTTATACTTGTACGTGCCATTCCTTACTCAGCTAGAAGACTGCACTTTTGTGCGCGATACCTTCACGGGGATAAGCCAGAACAATTGCCCGGATCTGGAGAGCAACAGCAAACTGGTGTACATAGGGCTGGTGATGGTTTCCGCCGCAGTGATGCTGTCCTTGATATTCTGGGTGATCTACGCGAGGGAGAGGCGCCACCGCAAGTACAACAAGCAGTTTGTCGTCGGATCGGGACAGCCGATGCCGCAAGAAAAGGCGCCATAAGAATGTTTGTTGAAAATATCAAACTTTGTAGCATTGTGATGATTAGAATAGGTGATGAGATTTCATGTATGTGTTAGATTCTATAGATACGTTTGCCAAGTGCTTTACCATCCGTGACAGTTCTTACAGGATCGAATGGTTCGTTTCATTTTCATATGGTTTATACTTCGTCATTTCACCCCTTAAATGTTGTGGTATTTCATgcaataaaaatatatgaaaagccCCTAATAGTTGTATAAATTGTGCCGCGAGTCGTGGAGGGTCCTTTATGCGAAAATATGAACTATAAGGACTCGACTACGAAGGGCTTGCTTTGTGAAAATATGGAAAATAAGTGTACTAATGTGAAATATTTATGTAATTACATGGCAAGCCGACTGCAACGTTGCTGCTGGTCAATTTGGTTTGAGGTCCTGAAACATGGAGTCCCACCTGATCTCGCCGGCGTGCTTCACAGCCACCGCAGCAGTCGGAGGAGCCACTCtggctccgccgccgccgccaccgtcCGCTACTACCATCTTCCTTCGCCTCTTCAGCATGTcccccttcgccggcgccggagccgCCACGACGACGATAGCTGAGGAATTCCGGCGGAGCAGGGAGTAGCTAAGATACTTGGCTATGGAGCTCCCGGCGGCGGCGAGGAACCTGGTGAAGCGGCGGAGGCCGGAGTACTTCCTCTTCTTGGCGAGCTTCAGGATCTCCAGTCGGTGCTTGGCGATGGAGATTCCCATGCTCTTCAGGAACTCATGGTCGAAGTGGGCGATGTCGTCTTCGCCTAGCTGGTTGCCGGagaagaggagggagaggtgGTAGACGAGGTCGGGATCGAGGTCGGCGTCGGAGAGCCAAGAGTACCAATCCATGGATTCTTGGAATGGTGGAAGGAGAAGGGAGGTGGAAGAAGAAGCAT
Coding sequences:
- the LOC122047889 gene encoding uncharacterized protein LOC122047889, with amino-acid sequence MAALSKPAEALALLLFFLPFISCFAASSRIEQLTSLSGGGLQDGIFLPRRSAAEVPPADVVVVDNSSFVLAAPRTHRKDPLDGFHRYTGGWNISEKHYWASVGYTAAPLFAIALAWFIGFGLVLLFICCWFFCCRRRSYSYSRAAYALSLILLVLFTCAAIIGCVVLYTGQGKFHRSTYSTMDYVVSQANFTVENLRNFSDSLSDAKKITVDQVLLPSNVRADIDDIEARVNKSANQLADRTSDNSRKIRRVLDRVRLDLIIIAAVMLLLAFIGFLLSILGLQYIVSILVVVGWILVTGTFILCGVFLILHNVVADSCVAMNEWVDHPYAHTALDDILPCVDVATANESLSRSREVTFQLVNVVNQVIANISNQNFPPQLKPLYFNQSGPLMPLLCNPYMPDLNNRPCFLGEVDFNNATQVWKGYVCQTMTESGSEVCTTVGRVTPSIYNQMAAAVNVSRGLYLYVPFLTQLEDCTFVRDTFTGISQNNCPDLESNSKLVYIGLVMVSAAVMLSLIFWVIYARERRHRKYNKQFVVGSGQPMPQEKAP
- the LOC122047890 gene encoding uncharacterized protein LOC122047890, which encodes MDWYSWLSDADLDPDLVYHLSLLFSGNQLGEDDIAHFDHEFLKSMGISIAKHRLEILKLAKKRKYSGLRRFTRFLAAAGSSIAKYLSYSLLRRNSSAIVVVAAPAPAKGDMLKRRRKMVVADGGGGGGARVAPPTAAVAVKHAGEIRWDSMFQDLKPN